Genomic window (Cryptococcus deuterogattii R265 chromosome 7, complete sequence):
ATGATTTTGTCAGCAAATATAAGCGTCACCAGGCAAAGCAACACTAACTTGTCTCCCTTGTAATCCCAAACTCTTTGAGTTTCCAATTCCATAGCTAACACATGACCGCTTTCTTCCCAATGTCTTCTAGCATGTCCCTTTCCTGGCTCATACCTTCCACAACCTACTGTACCGCACACAACACATATCCAGTTATTTTCGGTCGATGAACACATACTGCATTTAGTAAGACGAGTGATCTCCCGGCCATGTAATGAATGGGATGATGCAgcggacgaagaggaggatgacagTAAGAGGTGGGACAAACGACAGACCGGGCATCGAGAATCACCCCATTTTCGTAAGCAGTCGCAGTCGAATGTGTGTGCACAAGGAAGTGTGACCAGACCGGTGACAGTAGAATCTAACCGTTCCAGGCAGACAGGACATGAGGGAAGCTCGTATCGTTTCTCCGTGGGCACGCCGCTCAGCAATTCCGGTAATTGTTTTGCACGAGAGGCATAtacagaagatggaaagacTGGTATGGCTATTGCGTTTTTCTGAGACATGGCCTGATCCTGATCTAGTTTGTGGAGGACGAGATGGTGGATTCGGATGGGGTGGCAAGTTTCCCTGCTATCAAGAGTGGAAAATGCTCGGCCTGTGAATATGACAGTGAAATCCTGTGCTTGAAGTGGATCTCTGAATTTCAGCAAGACAATTGATCTGTTAGGAGTGGTTGCTTCACTGTACGCATTCATCAGCATTACTAGCGAGTTATACGGCAATTGACGCACCGTATCATCCTTACACCTTCTAGACACGTGCCCCAACCCCGATAAACTCTAGGAAATCCGCCGGCCTCATCCAAGCAGGTACGGCCAGTATCGCAATAAGGCTAccgtcttctccctctGCGCTCTCACCACTCCATCCTTGTTTACTGCTAGCTTCGCCTGCCgatcttgaagaagacccAAATGGATGATTATCAATATCAGCTATGAGGGACGGTGGCGGAGCGTGACGGAACAAATGAACGACACCAGTGCCTAGGGAAGAAATTCCCTGCGCATAAGAGGATGACATAGGAGTGGGCGATGGGAAGTgtgcaagaagaggttggagAGACAAAGAGTCGGGATCATCCTTTGATGATTTATGTTGAGTAGGTGTTTGAGAACGAGATGTTTTTGGTTTGCTGTTGGATACCGCCGTAGAAGACCCGGGAACGGATCTACCCTGAGGAGTCAATCTGTTCTTTGATtcttgggaagaagaatgttgaTTCCTTGGCATATCTCGTTTCCCGacactcttttctcttgtAAAGTCAACCCAGTCCACAGTGATGTCGCCAAGTCGCCAATCCGCGCCTTGTGGATGCTGCTGTTCTTGCTGTTGAGTTTCGGAAGCTGGAGAATGAATAGCAATGATGATAGAGTAGAGGTTGGTCAATTGGATAGGCATATTCCTGTGccagatgaagagaagaataagAATAGCAGTAAGTACAAGCAATCGTTGCCGATTGTTTGTCACTGACGTTTATTACTTTTTTATTTATGTCGCAGCGTGATGTGGAAAGCGGACATGACCGAGAGTAATAGTAGTTGTGACCTTCACTGACGAACTTCATCTGTTGGGttctccctcctcacaGAGTTTGCGATAGCCATGAGCAGCCAGCTAATGTCGACATGCGCCTTGTTTCTCAAGATATACTCGCTTGTGGAACTCCATTGTGACATTGTGGGAAACGTCTTTCCTACCAAAAGAGCaattttgcctttttttaCTTTTGGCGCCATCGGTCTCTGGGTTCCGGCTGTCTGCGTTGCTGCAGTGTGGAAGTTAGTCTTGGTCAAGCCGCTGTCAATGGTTCTTTCCAATTTGTTAAGTTGCCTCGAGTGAGATAACTTCATGCGACGGGAAATGATCAAGATGGAGGTAGAGTGgaagcgaggaagaggtaaagaaggatgggTCATACAAATAATTATACATACTACGAAAAAACATGCACGTCTTTCTCCCCATCACAATTTTTTGTTCTCGTGGAGGGTTGATAAGATCATCGAGACCACCGGCTGCCCCACGCTCTGTTACTCTGCTTATTTGCTATCGATCCGAATTTCGCTGATATATGATGATATGCCAGGAAATGCATGGGGATAAGTGGGGTTGTTAGAACTGTTGGATTAGACGTATGCAATACACATGAAACCAACCTGCTTCTCTGCTTTTGCTTTTATTTCTACTTCTCTACTTTCTAATGTCTTCTTTATTCCATTCCGCGTCCATGATTACGCCACAAGtccctcattcttctccttcccttttaCAGCCAGCATCCTAAACGCCCATACCAAATTCTCATAAACAACAAACGTCGTACACGTCCCCGGTAAGATTCTGAGCGCATTCGTACCCAACCCTTTGTACATTGCGAGGGCGCCCTCATTGCGCCATATGGAAGAGATAACGGAGGGGATCGTTAATTTAGGGACGGTTGGGGTAGGGCTGAAATTCTAGATGGGACCAGAGGGTTAGTGGCGTTACGagcagaaaaagagagagaataaAAAAGGACGAACTTGTATTCTAGCTCGGACGACTTGATAAGGGTACGTTAATGCTATCGCTACAAGTTTTGAAGATCCTGATGCTAAGATATACTCTGTATTTGTCTACACACGCGTCAGCCAGTGACCTGGATCCGATTTCAATCCTGCGAGGACTGACTagcttttcatcttccaccttccattctttccccGCTCTCAGATATTTCCGCTTTTTTAAGTCCGTCCGCCGTCTTTTGATCTCCTCGTACGTGGCGAACTGAATGGACCCATTCGACACACCGACGAGGGCCAACAACGAACCCTTGTATAGACCACGAATACCCTCAGTACGGTATATAGAACGAAGGCCGTCCCATAAACCGCGATAGGCGATTGAGTCGTGTTTGGCAGTCCCAAAAACTCGGGTTTTGACGACCCATATAGGGTTGGTGAGCATTGCTGTGATAGCGCCTGGTTTAAGAAATTGTCAGTTAATTGAGGATAATCACGGAAAGCATAAAATAAGAGCGAGCGACGTACTAGCCTCAGCAGCTGCTAAGAGATGTTGGCCACTCGATGTTCTATAACTTGGATCTCCTCCCTGCATCTGCTTTTTTATCATGTTATAGCTGCTCACACTTCTGTCAGCTACTGAGCTGCGTCAGCgaaaaaagatgaataCTTGCAAGAGAAAGTACAATCCCCAACTACTAGCCCCTCCAACCAAATTCGGCACCAGACCTCTATACAATCCCTTCCAGCCATCAACCACGACCGCATCCTTCAATGCCATATAGACACCTGTACCTAGTCTGGGTTTTGTCttgtgaaggggaagatgggagtTGGGATGAGGTTTGCTATCCGCTAGTTGAAAGCGAACTTTGATGAGGTCAAGAGGGTGCATGACGAGGGTTGCGACAGTGCCTGCGCCGAGGCCTGCGAGTGCATGGTCGATGGATGGGTCGCCGAAGAGACTTGGTTGTGCCGAGATGTTTGAAGTCATTGTGTTTTTTGGAAACTGATCAATGTGATGGAAAAATCAATTCGATCAGAATAACCGAGACAAATAATGTCTCACGAAATGCGAATGATCTAACTCATTCAAGTCCCCCAGAACTGACCTTTCTTGAAAGCATACTCAGCTCCAGCATGTAGAATCTTATGCATGAAGTCAGTCGCTTTGTGCTATTCTCTATCATGCATACATATGTGTTTTGACAAACTGGAGTCTAGCCTATACCCGGCGACAGCAATGGTCAGAACGAGGCAATCGGTGACGAAAGACGGACGGATAACGACGAATattccatctccatcttgaCTTTACATCTGGATACATCTCTCAAGGCATATCACGATGGACATTTCAGCAGGGCTCCAAGAAGCGTCTTCTCAACAAAACCCAAAACTGCGCTCTCAAGCCtacctttctctcctccagtGCCTTCTGCAACCACCACTCACATCCGCATCCCCGCTCATCGCTTTCGGCACCCACTTCACAACGTCCAAcactgtcatcatcatcgtcggtCGTCGTATCCTGGGCGCATACCTTACGGCTCTCCTCGCAGGGACTACAGTGGTGCAAAAGGGGACTGCCAAGGTTCCcctggatgaagaagggcaagctGATGAAGCGGAATGGATAGCGCTTGGTAACGCGGCGTTTaatggggagaagggcGAAGAGGTAAGGCGggatgttgttgaaggtGTGCTCGCAGCTGGGTCTAGTGGGTGGTGCGATGAGCAGGTGAATATCGTGGTTGGCAATCAGTCGACGATCCACGGAGCTGACATGAACATGACATAGATCACTGTCCTGCGACATCTACATTCGCATCTCCTCatgcttgaagaagactgggaAGGCGCTGCCAGAGCATTGATGCCGATCCAGCTCGAGGGTGGTTCACGACTTGTATCCGATGATGAAAAACTCAACGTGTACATGCAAatcgtccatctcttcctcgagGTAagcttccctcttccactcctaTTACTTGACCTTGCAACTCACATCTCGAACACCTAAACCAGTGCGGCGAATGGGGTCAAGCCCAAACATACTTTACCCGCGCTTCCCTCTTACCCCGCCCGACAGACAAGGAAACCCGTCTATCTATGCGTCTCTCCCAAGCTAAATTATACGATTTCGCCAACGATTTCGCCAAAGCATCTGTCACCTACCATGAAGTCTCACATGACACCTCCATCGATCCTTCCGACCGacttctcatcctctccgccGCTGTCACCACCTCTATCCTCGCTCCTTCTGGCCCTCACCGCTCTCGGATTCTTGCTACGCTCAACCGTGATGACCGGGTCCACACCGAGCTGCCCGCCGGATTGGGCACcatgttgaagaagatgttgttGGAATATATCGTGAAAccagaggagatgaaggagtttGAAGGGGCATTAGCACCGCATCAGCGAGCGGTCGTAGAAGGCGGTGGGACAGTCTTGGAAAGAGCTGTACGAGAACACAACGTCGGAGCATGTGCCAAAGTATACGAcaacatctccttctccgcccTGGGCACGATCCTGAATCTCTCTCCGTCTTCAGCCGAGACGATCGCTCGGCGTATGATTGAACAATCCCGTCTTCGCGCATGGATCGACCAGCCTTCCCAACTCATCTTTTTTGAGTCCCGTCCGCAGCTTGATACTGATGCCGACGCCCAGGGGACTGCGGGCGGGTTGGgagtggaaaaggaggagaaggaggtggagaaggtgagCTGGGGTGTGAGGTGGGATGAGAGAATTAGAGGGACGAGTCTGAGGGTGGAAGGGATTGCAGAGGGGATTTTGGCCAAAGGGTTGATCGGTCCCTAGCCGTGATTGCTCAGGTGGAGAAGCATACATAGAGGGCGGGAGTGGTGAAATGTAGAttaaacaaaaaaagaaagttGTATGTAGGTATATCCGAGCTTCATATCAAAAAAGTCTGTCATTGTACGACTGCTCAGCAAGTATAGGTTGACTTGTGATTCGGGTATTCCTGACACAGTATCTAACATGCGAATGACTATCCTAAATGTGCTGTTCTGTTCTGACCATGTCATCAGTTTTATGACTATTTTGATTTTGAATAAACTGTATTGCGTGGGCATGGGCATTTGTatatggaagagaagaggcatTGCTACAGCTACAACTTGGCAAGTGGATGGTACAAATTTCTGGGCTTAATTTTCCCAAACTTTAAACTTGTAAAGACATCAACATCatgagaagagcaagcgCTGGTATTGAGGAGTTTGCATTTGGGTGTTTGTGGTTTGAGGATGGGGTGACTTTgcgggatggaagatgagttgAATAGAATCGAGTCAGAGATAAGTCGAGGTTGAGttggggaaggaagtgCAGAAGAGGTATTTATTTATGCCGGAGCGTCGAGGACCATTTCCATCTGGTGTAGATTGATTAGCAAGAAATAATAACCCAAGGAAGGGTGGTGGGGACGTACAAAATTCTCGTAACTGAACGtcacttttccttctttgcgTTGATCAACCCTTTTAAACAGCCTTTATCAGCACCCAGGATCCCCACGGACCAAACCCAAacccatctccttcctctacatacaaagggaaagaaaaagaactcACCTCCTGAAGCCTTCCGTATAATGTTTCACTGTCACACAAGCCATCAAAAACCTATCAAAACTGATCCCCCTGGGCGCGTCTTTTCCCGGTATAGGAGGTGGAGTGAATCGTTTCTCGATTTTCCGGATCATCTCgggagggagggggaagCCAAAGCCCATAAGGGCGGAGTGAAGTTCGGTGCGGTCGATGAGGCCGGAAGAATCGCGGTCGAAGCGATTGAAGATTCCGTGCCAGTCCTGTTTGAATAAGGGGGGATGAGTCAGTAGGGGTAtagaaagaaggacaaaaggggagaagaacAAACTTGGATGTATCGGTAAAGACCTTCAAATTCTTGGAAATTGATACTCCCGCTTCGATCAGTGTCAAAGATGTCTGTGCCTCTGTTAGCGTTGTGCAGATTATGGGATATTACGGTAGACTTCACTCATCAGCTACAGTGATTGAGTCAGTCCATTGGTCTACTGCCAAGCGAGAGAAGACGACTTGCCATCTTGACGCTATCCTCTCTCGCATCCATGGTAGCATCCTTTGCCAACAACTTTTGAAGATCAAAAGCACTAAGGTGCCCACTTCTAGAGCTGTCGAAGGCAGTAAACCTACCGAAATTCTGTCAATCTCCCATCTTTTcatttttgtctttttaCAGAAAAGAGGCGAGATAAACTTACATATCTCTCAGTTCGGCATTATCAGCTGTACTAGGCAAAGGCGGCGTACTCGACATAGTCTGGACATGCTGTTGCGGACCCCACTGGCCTTGCTGAGCCTGCTGGCTTTGTCTACCCTGAGGTGATGTCGCATAATGAGGGTGTTGCTGAGGCGCCTGGCCGTAgtgctgttgctgctgttgttgctgcatTGGTGTATAACCACTCCCTGAAGATCCAACTGGAGGATACCCGTGATTCGACACCGTCCCCGGAGAGACTGGCGATTGGGCACTGCCGTAACCCTGTGTACGGACTTGTTGTAGTTGCCCATATTGGGGACGGGGCTGGTACTGTTGCGGTTGAAAcccttgttgctgttgaggaggGCTGGAGTATTGTCTCTGGAATTGTTGGTATGACCCTTGTccctgctgttgttgttgttgttgtagtGGTGCTTGAAGGGGGAAAGACCCTTGAGTGGGCGATACCATTCCACTCCTGGCTCCCAGACCTGGAGACGCCATACCGCTTCTCCCTCCAGGCCCTGGGGAAGCAGCATATCCTCTCATGGGAACGCCTAGTGGAGCGCCGTAAGACTGGGCCTGCTGCTGTGGTGGCTGGGGATACTGGTTCCTCGGCGCAGGGTTGCGCTGCTGTGGTGGCTGTGGGGAGGATGTGTCCCGCATGGCCCTGTGGCCTATTGCGAATGGAGAGTCTCCGTCTGAGGGGCGTCCGAGATAATCAGCCATGATGTCAAGTGTAGGGTGTAACAATCAGACAAACAAACGAAAATGGATCCGAATGTTTATTGTTGTGGTGTAGTAAATATCAGGCAGAGTTATGATGTTACGTAACGTTCTGACGCGGTGTTTGGGTTTGAGCCTTTTGGGCGTCATATTCATTCCACGCATCTCTTCATTACTCCACATCTTCGCTCCAAGATATATCAACAATGGCCACCACAGACTTCCTCTCAGGACACCCAGGACACCTGTAAGTGCGCAAATCTATATACCACACCCATGCTGACAATGACACGCAGCTCAGAGGCGCAGCAATCCACCCTTGAAGCCTTCCGAACAGAGCTTCTCTCCTCTGGCCTCATCCCCGCTGAAGGCGACAAGGAAGCGTTTGTTCAGCGTATTGGCTATGACCGTTTCGATGACAACACCCTCTTGAGGTTCTTGAGGGCGCGTAAATTTGATATCCCCAAGGCCAAGATCATGTGGGAGGCGAAtgaaaagtggaggaaagagtTTGGCGCGGATGATATTGCTGCGTgagtcatcttcgtcatctcctGTTTACACGTCCTGCGCGTCgcgaaaagaagaggagcacGGGGCGAAAGCATGCAAAGGATCATGGATGGGCGTCCTTGGATGGAGACATCCTTCCAGGGTGGATGCGTCGCGCCGCCTGGATCCCCTTATCTAGACTTGTAAAACCCCCACTGACCTTGTGATGCTTCGAAACAGTAACGGCTTTGACTATCCCGAATACGAACAAGTCGCGCAATACTACCCGCAGTACTATCACAAGTCCGACAAGGACGGTCGTCCCGTCTACATCGAGCAGCTCGGCAAGCTCGACATCCCCAAGCTCTACGCGCTCACCACCCAAGAGAGACAGCTCAAGCGACTTGTTTCAGAGTATGAAAAGTTCCTCAGGGATCGATGCCCTGCCTGTTCCAAGGAGGTCGGACACCTTGTGGAGACGAGTTGTACTATATTGGACTTGTACAATGCTGGTATTTCTAGCTTCTACAAGGGTAGGTTCCTTTTTTCGGTTTCTGACGCGTTTTGCGCACATGCAAAAGACTTATGCTGACCATGATTCTTGTTGTGGGTAAACAGTCAAGGACTATGTCTCTGCCGCCTCTAACATTGGCCAAAACTACTGTAAGCTCGCTTTTACCTCGCCCCCCACCCTAAAACAAACCCCTCATGCTAAACACTTTTCTTAGACGTACGCCCTCCTACACACTTTTTGCCTCACCTGGCCACCTGGTCACATGACCAGTTTATTTATTTAAAACTAACATTTTGCTTTTCCATTTTATAGCCCGAGACAATGGGTCAcatgttcatcatcaacgCCCCTTACCTCTTCTCTACCGTCTGGTCCCTAATCAAACCCTGGCTGGACGAAGCTACCGTTCGCAAAATCCATATCCTCGGTAAATCCTACAAGACCGAGTTGCAGCAGTACATCCCTGCGGAGAACTTGCCAGTCGAGTTGGGGGGCACGTGTAAGTGTCCTGGGGGTTGTAATTTGAGTGATGCGGGGCCTTGGAATAAACCTGCAGGGGATGTTTAACGTCCAGGAGTTATGATTTCTGTTTTTTTTGGGGGGAGGAGTGGTTGAACTGGGTGTgtgagaggatgggaggatgTTGGATTTGTTCAAAAATGTGAAAAAATGGGCGATTCTTGAaatgagaggaggaggaggggggggAGGACATTTCATTGTTGTAGAGGGAGCGTGAAACGAAATGACGGTGGACTGGATAGAATGAATATCTGGATTGGATTAGAAGGGGAGCACAGACTTCATACCCGTGGTTCAACACACAAAAAATTGAATATGGTGCCCGGAGGAAGCGGTTGCAGATGAAAGGGTTGGAAGGTTTGAAGGGATTTGttgaaaagggaaagagctCAACCTTTTTGGGTAATAGCGTGGATGGCGGAGTAGAAATTACAGATCTATGTATGGTTATAGACGAGTTCTTATCTGAAGGATCT
Coding sequences:
- a CDS encoding solute carrier family 25 (mitochondrial folate transporter) member 32; the encoded protein is MTSNISAQPSLFGDPSIDHALAGLGAGTVATLVMHPLDLIKVRFQLADSKPHPNSHLPLHKTKPRLGTGVYMALKDAVVVDGWKGLYRGLVPNLVGGASSWGLYFLFYNMIKKQMQGGDPSYRTSSGQHLLAAAEASAITAMLTNPIWVVKTRVFGTAKHDSIAYRGLWDGLRSIYRTEGIRGLYKGSLLALVGVSNGSIQFATYEEIKRRRTDLKKRKYLRAGKEWKVEDEKLTNTEYILASGSSKLVAIALTYPYQVVRARIQNFSPTPTVPKLTIPSVISSIWRNEGALAMYKGLGTNALRILPGTCTTFVVYENLVWAFRMLAVKGKEKNEGLVA
- a CDS encoding COP9 signalosome complex subunit 4: MDISAGLQEASSQQNPKLRSQAYLSLLQCLLQPPLTSASPLIAFGTHFTTSNTVIIIVGRRILGAYLTALLAGTTVVQKGTAKVPLDEEGQADEAEWIALGNAAFNGEKGEEVRRDVVEGVLAAGSSGWCDEQITVLRHLHSHLLMLEEDWEGAARALMPIQLEGGSRLVSDDEKLNVYMQIVHLFLECGEWGQAQTYFTRASLLPRPTDKETRLSMRLSQAKLYDFANDFAKASVTYHEVSHDTSIDPSDRLLILSAAVTTSILAPSGPHRSRILATLNRDDRVHTELPAGLGTMLKKMLLEYIVKPEEMKEFEGALAPHQRAVVEGGGTVLERAVREHNVGACAKVYDNISFSALGTILNLSPSSAETIARRMIEQSRLRAWIDQPSQLIFFESRPQLDTDADAQGTAGGLGVEKEEKEVEKVSWGVRWDERIRGTSLRVEGIAEGILAKGLIGP
- a CDS encoding sec14 cytosolic factor; this translates as MATTDFLSGHPGHLSEAQQSTLEAFRTELLSSGLIPAEGDKEAFVQRIGYDRFDDNTLLRFLRARKFDIPKAKIMWEANEKWRKEFGADDIAANGFDYPEYEQVAQYYPQYYHKSDKDGRPVYIEQLGKLDIPKLYALTTQERQLKRLVSEYEKFLRDRCPACSKEVGHLVETSCTILDLYNAGISSFYKVKDYVSAASNIGQNYCKLAFTSPPTLKQTPHAKHFS
- a CDS encoding calcium-binding protein, with the protein product MRDTSSPQPPQQRNPAPRNQYPQPPQQQAQSYGAPLGVPMRGYAASPGPGGRSGMASPGLGARSGMVSPTQGSFPLQAPLQQQQQQQGQGSYQQFQRQYSSPPQQQQGFQPQQYQPRPQYGQLQQVRTQGYGSAQSPVSPGTVSNHGYPPVGSSGSGYTPMQQQQQQQHYGQAPQQHPHYATSPQGRQSQQAQQGQWGPQQHVQTMSSTPPLPSTADNAELRDMFTAFDSSRSGHLSAFDLQKLLAKDATMDAREDSLMNIFDTDRSGSINFQEFEGLYRYIQDWHGIFNRFDRDSSGLIDRTELHSALMGFGFPLPPEMIRKIEKRFTPPPIPGKDAPRGISFDRFLMACVTVKHYTEGFRRVDQRKEGKVTFSYENFMEMVLDAPA